A genomic segment from Mucilaginibacter terrenus encodes:
- a CDS encoding glycoside hydrolase family 16 protein codes for MFTDIKNTQSIQKSPKVISPYGLLKPLYESRAAFLFIADYGNLIDIGTKRLYCRQLIDMFKNLCLIIVLMVGSHLPALSQSEETTGGYQLVWADEFDKKGAPDTANWNFEHGLVRNHELQWYQPDNATCKKGKLIIEARRANFPNPNYNPESKDWRAAPETINYTSSSLNTRGLHSWKYGRFVMRGKIDTDPGLWPAFWTLGVNGEWPSNGEIDIMEYYRNMLLANIATGTSTAYQPKWFSQKKELSTFNDPDWSKKFHVWRMDWDSTEISLYVDDELLNRVALKELVNNDGTQINPFDQPHYILLNLSVGGDNGGDPSSTKFPKKFEVDYVRVYQKQ; via the coding sequence ATGTTTACTGATATCAAAAACACTCAAAGCATACAAAAGTCGCCTAAAGTTATTTCCCCCTACGGGCTACTAAAGCCGCTTTACGAAAGTAGAGCGGCTTTTTTGTTTATAGCCGATTACGGCAACCTTATTGATATCGGGACAAAACGGCTATATTGCCGTCAATTAATAGACATGTTTAAGAATCTTTGTTTAATTATTGTGCTTATGGTTGGAAGTCATTTGCCTGCTCTGAGCCAGTCTGAAGAAACTACAGGCGGCTACCAACTGGTTTGGGCGGACGAGTTCGATAAAAAGGGTGCTCCGGATACCGCCAACTGGAACTTTGAACATGGTTTGGTGCGCAACCACGAACTACAATGGTACCAGCCGGATAACGCCACCTGCAAAAAAGGTAAATTGATAATTGAAGCACGCAGGGCCAACTTTCCAAACCCAAACTATAACCCGGAAAGTAAAGATTGGCGCGCTGCTCCTGAAACCATTAATTACACCTCATCAAGTTTAAATACGCGCGGACTGCACAGCTGGAAATATGGAAGGTTTGTAATGCGGGGAAAAATAGATACTGATCCTGGCTTATGGCCTGCCTTCTGGACGCTGGGTGTAAATGGCGAATGGCCCAGCAATGGTGAGATAGACATTATGGAGTACTACCGCAATATGCTGCTTGCCAATATCGCCACAGGTACGTCTACAGCTTACCAGCCAAAGTGGTTCAGCCAGAAAAAGGAGCTCAGCACCTTTAATGACCCTGACTGGAGCAAGAAATTTCATGTATGGCGAATGGATTGGGATTCAACCGAGATCAGCCTTTATGTTGACGACGAGTTGTTGAACCGCGTCGCATTGAAAGAGCTGGTTAATAATGACGGCACCCAAATAAACCCCTTTGATCAGCCGCATTATATCCTGCTTAACCTTTCTGTAGGAGGCGACAATGGTGGTGACCCAAGTTCAACGAAGTTCCCGAAGAAATTTGAGGTAGATTACGTGAGGGTTTACCAGAAACAATAG